GGCCCGCGGTGATCCGCACCTGCGGCTCGCCGTTCGGGTAGACCTCCTCGACCAGCGGGGCGAACACCACGTCCGCGCCGTTCTCCTCGGCCAGCCGGACGTCGGCGGCCAGCGTGCGCGGGTAGCGGTCGAGGTCCTCGCCGGCGCCGAACTGCAGCGGGTTCACGAAGACCGTGACGGCCACCCGGCCGTCCGCGCCGACCTGCTTGCGGGCCGCCCGGATCAGCGCGGCGTGGCCCTCGTGCAGGGCGCCCATCGTCATCACGACGGCGTTGTCCACCGGCTGCTCGTCCGGCCAGAAGGCGGGCTCGAAGTCGGCGATCGTGTGGGTGAGGGCCGCCTTGCGGACCTTCGGCTCCCGGACCGGCTGCCTGCCACGCTGGTTCTTGCCCGCCATCAGTTGCTCTCCTCGTTGAGTACGTCCAGCAGCGCCGCCGCCGACTCTTCCTTGAGCGATCCGCCCCGGACCGCCCGCTGCGCCGTGGCCCGGGCCATCGCGCGGTACGCCTGATCGATGTCCGGGGACACCGTACGCAACTGTTCCAGGTGACGGCGGAGCGTCCCCGCGTCGCCCCGGGCGACCGGGCCGGTCAGGGCCGCGTCGCCGGAGCGCAGACTGTTGTCCAGGGCGGCGCCGAGCAGCGGGCCGAGCAGCCGGCCGGGCTCGGCCACCCCGGCGTCGCGCAGCAGCTCCATGGCCTGCGCGACCAGGGTGACCAGGTGGTTCGCGCCGTGCGCCAGCGCCGTGTGGTAGACCGGGCGGACCTCCTCGGGCACCCACTCGGGCTCGCCGCCCATCTCCACCACCAGGGCCTCGGCCACCGGCCGCAGCTCCTGCGGGGCGGTCACCCCGAACGGGCAGCCGGCCAGCCGGGCCAGGTCCACCGACGTCCCGGTGAAGGTCATCGCGGGGTGCAGGGCCAGCGGCAGCGCGCCGGCCCGGGTCGCCGGGTCGAGGATCGCCACGCCGTGCGCGCCCGAGGTGTGCACCACGATCTGCCCGGGGCGCACCGCCCCGGTCGTGGCCAGGCCCCGGACCAGGTCGGCGAGCGCGTCGTCGGGGACGGTCAGCAGCACCAGGTCGGCGGCGGCCAGTACCTGCTGCGGCGTCACGAGGCGGACCCCCGGCAGCAGCGCCTCGGCCCGGCGCCGGGAGGAGGCCGAGACACCGGAGGCGGCGACCACCCGGTGGCCGGCCAGTTGCAGGGCGGCGCCCAGGGCGGGCCCGACGCGGCCGGTGCCGACCACGCCGACGGCGAGCCGGGCGGGACGGGCACCGGGGTCGGACGGGCCGGCGGACTGCTCGGGCGCTCCGAAGGGGTTGGACGTGCTCACGGCTTGGCGTTCGTCCTAACTTTCCGTTCCAGTCCTCTGCGGGTACCAGACGTACCGGGCCATTCTACGGCCGCCCGGGAGCCACCCGCCGGGACGGGCCCGCGACACCGGCCGGGCGGGCCCGGCTGCCCCGCCCCGACGCGCCCCGCCCGGCCCCGACGCGCCCCGCCCCCGTCAATCCCCGGCGCCGGCCCGGACCAGGCCGGCCTCGTAGGCCAGCACCACGGCCTGCACCCGGTCGCGCAGGCCCAGCTTGGCGAGGATGCGGCCGACGTGGGTCTTCACGGTGGCCTCGGAGAGCACCAGCCGGGCGGCGATCTCGCTGTTCGACAGCCCCTGGGCGACCAGCAGGAACACCTCCCGCTCGCGGTCGGTGAGCGGGGCCAGCGTGTCGGCGGTCGGGGCCGCGCCGGCCGTGGGCAGCACCTCGGCGAAGCGGTCGATCATGCGGCGGGTGGTGGTCGGCGCGACCACGGCGTCGCCGGCGTGGACCGAGCGGATCGCGGCGACCAGCTCGGTCGGCGGGACGTCCTTGAGCAGGAAGCCGCTGGCGCCCGCCTTCAGTGCGGCGAAGGCGTACTCGTCCAGGTCGAAGGTGGTGAGGATGAGCACGTGCGGGGCGCCCGGCAGCGGCGTGCCCTCGGCGGACAGGCAGATCCGGCGGGTGGCCTGGACGCCGTCCAGCCGGGGCATCCGGACGTCCATCAGGATCACGTCCACCTCGGTGTGCCGCAGCACCTCCAGGGCCTGCGCGCCGTCACCGGCCTCCGCGGTGATCTCGATGTCGCCCTGCGACTGCAGGACCATCCGGAAGCCGGTGCGCAGCAGCTCCTGGTCGTCGACGAGCATCACGCGGATGGTCATGGCTCTCCTTCTTGCTCGGACCGGTTCACGGACGTCGTCGCCCGGACCGTGACACGGACGCCCGGACGGGACGCACCGGCTCTGCTTCTACTTCGCCGCCTTGAGCGGCAGCACGGCGCGGATCCGGAACCCGCCGCCGGGCCTGGGGCCGACGTCGAGGCTGCCGCTGACCATCCCGACCCGCTCCCGCATGCCGATCAGACCATGCCCGAGGCCGTCGGTCCCACCGCCGGTGAGCTGCTCGGAGGTGGTGCCCCGGCCGTCGTCCTCGATCAGCACGGCCAGCTCCCGCTCGCCGAAGTCGACCGCGACCTTGGCCCTGGCGTCCGGGCCGCCGTGCTTGCGGACGTTGGTGAGCGCCTCCTGGACGATCCGGTAGACCGTCAGCTCCACGCCCCTGGGCAGTTCGCGGGCGTCGCCGGAGGCGGTGAAGTCGACCGGCAGGCCGGCCGTGCGGACCTGGTCGAGCAGCTCGGGCAGCTCCTCCACGCCGGGCTGCGGCATGTACTCCTCGGCGGTGTCGGCCGTCCGCAGCACCCCGAGCAGCCGGCGCATCTCCACCAGCGCCTGGCGGCCGGTGGAGGCGATGGTGCCGAGCGCCTCCTTCGCCTGCTGCGGCGAGTTGTCGAGCACGTACGCGGCGCCGTCCGCCTGGACGATCATCACCGAGACGTTGTGCGCCACCACGTCGTGCAGCTCCCGGGCGATCCGGGCCCGCTCGGCCGCCACCGCGACCTTCGCCTGCGCGTCCCGCTCGCGCTCCAGCCGGGCCGCCCGGTCCTCCAGCTCCACCAGGTACGCCCGGCGCACCCGGGTCAGCCGGCCCCAGGCCCAGCAGAGCACGAACGGGGTGGACATCAGCAGGGCCAGCAGCAGGCTCTGCATCAGGCTGTAGTGCGGCCCGACCGGTTCGCCCTGCTCGTCCCTGGCGCTGTTGGGGTAGCGCCAGAGCGTCAGCGGCCCCGCCGCCAGTCCGGCGGCCAGCGCCAGCCGGGAGGCCCAGGTGGAGCCGAACGCGGCGCCGCTGTACGCGAACACCAGGAAGCCGAT
The sequence above is a segment of the Kitasatospora sp. NBC_00240 genome. Coding sequences within it:
- a CDS encoding DUF2520 domain-containing protein; the protein is MSTSNPFGAPEQSAGPSDPGARPARLAVGVVGTGRVGPALGAALQLAGHRVVAASGVSASSRRRAEALLPGVRLVTPQQVLAAADLVLLTVPDDALADLVRGLATTGAVRPGQIVVHTSGAHGVAILDPATRAGALPLALHPAMTFTGTSVDLARLAGCPFGVTAPQELRPVAEALVVEMGGEPEWVPEEVRPVYHTALAHGANHLVTLVAQAMELLRDAGVAEPGRLLGPLLGAALDNSLRSGDAALTGPVARGDAGTLRRHLEQLRTVSPDIDQAYRAMARATAQRAVRGGSLKEESAAALLDVLNEESN
- a CDS encoding sensor histidine kinase, with translation MHRLNAWLRRHPMVADSAWALLLLLLGLLPDGGDDGWREVVHYVIAVAVPVLMVFRRRNPDLTLVLAVTIGLAQLAMAVEPAASSIGFLVFAYSGAAFGSTWASRLALAAGLAAGPLTLWRYPNSARDEQGEPVGPHYSLMQSLLLALLMSTPFVLCWAWGRLTRVRRAYLVELEDRAARLERERDAQAKVAVAAERARIARELHDVVAHNVSVMIVQADGAAYVLDNSPQQAKEALGTIASTGRQALVEMRRLLGVLRTADTAEEYMPQPGVEELPELLDQVRTAGLPVDFTASGDARELPRGVELTVYRIVQEALTNVRKHGGPDARAKVAVDFGERELAVLIEDDGRGTTSEQLTGGGTDGLGHGLIGMRERVGMVSGSLDVGPRPGGGFRIRAVLPLKAAK
- a CDS encoding response regulator transcription factor: MTIRVMLVDDQELLRTGFRMVLQSQGDIEITAEAGDGAQALEVLRHTEVDVILMDVRMPRLDGVQATRRICLSAEGTPLPGAPHVLILTTFDLDEYAFAALKAGASGFLLKDVPPTELVAAIRSVHAGDAVVAPTTTRRMIDRFAEVLPTAGAAPTADTLAPLTDREREVFLLVAQGLSNSEIAARLVLSEATVKTHVGRILAKLGLRDRVQAVVLAYEAGLVRAGAGD